The following are encoded together in the Candidatus Methylomirabilis oxygeniifera genome:
- the acdA gene encoding Acyl-CoA dehydrogenase gives MDFSLTPEHEAVRNATREFCRREIGPHLRDWERAEQIPADLVSKIAAQGLLGLCIPRRYGGLGLDYLSLGIVSEELERADTAFRVLIAVHLGLNSLALFQWGSEEQKQRYLVPQARGEKLAAFALTEPDAGSDVAGIRATARRDGGSYILNGEKTWISLADVADHFLVFAYTDRSAGARGISAFIVERGFEGVSSFSIHHKLGGRIGNTGSIALQDARVPADNRIGAEGVGLKIALSALDNGRYTVAAGAVGLMEACLEASVAYAEQRQSFGRPIGEHQLVQQKIARMVAGRDVGRLLYYQVGWLKNQGMRCTREVSLAKWINCDNAFRAADDAVQIHGAYGYSDEFPVERYFRNARGSLIYEGTQEIHQLIQAEYALGHRTDKSLSCPLPPYPFAEDA, from the coding sequence ATGGACTTCAGCCTGACTCCGGAACATGAGGCCGTCCGCAACGCCACGCGGGAGTTCTGTCGCCGCGAGATCGGCCCGCATCTGCGCGACTGGGAACGGGCCGAGCAGATCCCCGCCGACCTCGTCTCCAAGATAGCCGCACAGGGCTTGCTGGGGCTTTGCATCCCGCGTCGCTATGGCGGATTGGGCTTGGATTACCTGAGTCTGGGTATCGTCAGTGAAGAGTTGGAGCGCGCCGATACCGCGTTTCGCGTCCTTATCGCTGTCCATCTTGGCCTCAACTCGCTGGCACTGTTCCAGTGGGGAAGCGAAGAGCAGAAGCAACGATACCTTGTCCCGCAGGCGCGCGGCGAGAAGCTGGCGGCGTTCGCCCTGACCGAACCGGACGCCGGAAGCGATGTCGCGGGCATCCGCGCGACCGCCCGGCGCGACGGCGGAAGCTACATCCTCAACGGCGAGAAGACCTGGATCAGCCTGGCCGACGTCGCCGACCATTTCCTGGTCTTTGCGTACACTGATCGTTCAGCCGGAGCGCGCGGTATCTCGGCGTTTATCGTCGAGCGCGGCTTTGAGGGAGTCAGCAGTTTCAGCATCCACCACAAGTTGGGCGGGCGGATCGGCAACACCGGCAGCATCGCGTTGCAGGATGCGCGCGTACCGGCCGATAACCGCATCGGCGCGGAAGGCGTAGGGCTCAAGATCGCCCTCAGCGCGCTGGACAATGGCCGCTATACAGTCGCAGCCGGCGCGGTCGGCCTGATGGAGGCATGTCTTGAGGCCAGTGTCGCGTACGCCGAGCAGCGGCAGAGCTTCGGACGCCCTATCGGGGAGCACCAACTGGTTCAGCAAAAGATCGCCCGCATGGTTGCCGGCCGCGACGTCGGACGGCTGTTGTATTACCAGGTCGGTTGGCTGAAGAATCAAGGGATGCGCTGCACGCGGGAGGTCAGCCTGGCCAAGTGGATCAACTGTGACAACGCCTTCCGGGCCGCTGACGACGCGGTCCAGATCCATGGGGCGTATGGCTACAGCGACGAGTTCCCGGTTGAACGCTACTTCCGCAACGCCCGAGGATCACTGATCTATGAAGGCACGCAGGAGATTCACCAGTTGATTCAGGCGGAGTATGCGCTGGGCCACCGTACCGACAAGTCCCTTTCGTGCCCCTTACCCCCTTACCCCTTTGCGGAGGACGCGTAG
- a CDS encoding putative L-carnitine dehydrogenase (Evidence 3 : Function proposed based on presence of conserved amino acid motif, structural feature or limited homology; Product type pe : putative enzyme), whose amino-acid sequence MTGALDGIRVLDLSRHLAGPYCAMMLGDLGAEVIKIERPGVGDESRHWGPPFFGGESAYYLCCNRNKQSLTLNLKHERGVAIARELARRSDVVIENFRVGVLDQLGVGYEDLKAINPRLVYCSISGFGYTGPDRELGGYDFLIQSRGGLMSITGEPDGSPMKVGVAIADMTAGLFASNAILAALLARERTGAGQHLDIALYDSQIACLANAASNYLCSGEVPGRWGNAHGSIVPYEAFQAADDYLILAIGNDEQWQRFCAVAGVAAWATDPRFAANPERVANRAVLVPLVQGLLRSKTVAEWLQLCADADVPAGPVNTIDKVFADPQVAARGMIVQMPHPTLGTVRLAGTPLNLSATPAQMRLSPPLLGEHTDAILARLLALDERAIAELHRDGVV is encoded by the coding sequence GTGACCGGCGCCTTGGACGGCATTCGCGTTCTCGACCTGTCGCGACATCTGGCGGGACCTTACTGCGCGATGATGTTGGGCGACCTCGGCGCAGAGGTCATCAAGATCGAGCGCCCTGGCGTCGGCGATGAGTCGCGCCACTGGGGGCCGCCGTTCTTCGGCGGGGAGTCGGCCTATTACCTGTGCTGTAACCGCAACAAGCAGAGTCTCACGCTGAACCTCAAACACGAACGCGGCGTCGCCATTGCCCGCGAACTTGCGCGACGCAGCGATGTGGTGATCGAGAACTTTCGTGTCGGCGTCCTGGACCAACTCGGTGTGGGTTACGAGGACCTGAAGGCCATCAACCCGCGCCTGGTGTACTGCTCGATCAGCGGATTCGGATACACCGGCCCAGACCGGGAGTTAGGGGGCTACGACTTTCTCATTCAGAGTCGCGGCGGTCTGATGTCGATCACCGGCGAGCCCGATGGTTCGCCCATGAAGGTCGGAGTGGCCATTGCGGACATGACCGCCGGCCTGTTCGCAAGCAACGCCATCCTCGCCGCGCTGTTGGCCCGCGAGCGAACGGGCGCCGGGCAGCATCTCGACATCGCGCTCTATGATTCGCAGATCGCCTGCCTGGCGAACGCGGCGAGCAACTACCTCTGCTCAGGCGAGGTGCCGGGCCGTTGGGGTAATGCGCACGGGAGCATCGTGCCGTATGAAGCGTTTCAGGCGGCGGACGACTACCTGATCCTGGCCATCGGCAACGATGAGCAGTGGCAGCGGTTCTGCGCCGTAGCGGGCGTCGCCGCATGGGCCACGGATCCACGGTTCGCGGCCAATCCTGAGCGTGTGGCCAATCGAGCGGTGCTCGTCCCGCTGGTCCAGGGTCTGCTCCGCAGCAAGACGGTCGCCGAGTGGCTGCAACTGTGTGCTGACGCTGATGTGCCGGCCGGACCGGTCAATACGATCGACAAGGTCTTCGCGGACCCGCAGGTGGCTGCACGAGGGATGATCGTTCAGATGCCGCACCCGACGCTAGGGACCGTACGGCTGGCCGGTACGCCACTCAACCTCTCCGCAACGCCGGCGCAGATGCGCCTGTCGCCCCCGCTGCTTGGCGAGCACACCGACGCGATCCTCGCTCGTCTGCTTGCGTTGGATGAACGCGCCATTGCAGAGCTGCACCGGGATGGGGTCGTGTGA
- a CDS encoding conserved protein of unknown function (Evidence 4 : Homologs of previously reported genes of unknown function), translating to MVSQPTETIGAGAFDQFDPPDPELFLDCVHCGFCLPTCPTYLVLGNEMDSPRGRLHLIRTVSEGKIGISDSFARHMDLCLLCRACETACPSGVKFGLLMEATRGQIARSYQYPAAERRFRHVLVHTFTNIGRLQMLTSLLRLYQRSGLQRLIRASGLLGFFGRLGRMEALLPSIPDSRLYALPEVTPAKGQRRGRVGLLLGCVQRFFFAHVNAATVLVLSENGYEVIVPREQECCGSLLVHEGEREQGKIKARRIIDCFESANVDYIVVNAAGCGSAMKEYGELFRTDPAYTNKADSFSARVRDVSELLAETPLRGELQMLNLTVTYHDAGHLVHGQKIRQQPRALLTQIPGLRLVELKESDFCCGSAGTYNLLHHDVAQQLLDRKIDRIKATGADVVVSGNPGCSLQIEKGIRERGLQVRVMHPVELLHWSYRGRML from the coding sequence ATGGTGAGCCAGCCAACAGAAACGATCGGCGCCGGCGCCTTCGATCAATTCGATCCGCCTGATCCCGAACTCTTTCTCGACTGCGTCCACTGCGGGTTCTGCCTGCCCACCTGTCCTACCTACCTCGTCCTCGGTAACGAGATGGACAGCCCGCGCGGACGGCTCCACCTCATCCGAACTGTCTCCGAAGGCAAGATCGGCATCTCCGACAGCTTTGCCAGGCACATGGATCTGTGCCTCCTCTGCCGGGCCTGCGAGACGGCCTGCCCTTCGGGTGTGAAGTTTGGCCTCCTGATGGAGGCGACCAGGGGCCAGATTGCGCGGAGTTATCAGTACCCTGCTGCCGAGCGGCGATTCCGCCATGTCCTCGTGCACACCTTCACCAATATCGGTCGCTTGCAGATGCTCACCAGCCTCCTTCGGTTGTATCAGAGGTCGGGCTTGCAGCGGCTCATCAGGGCTTCAGGACTCTTGGGCTTCTTTGGTCGTCTGGGCCGGATGGAGGCTCTTCTTCCTTCCATCCCGGATTCTCGCCTGTACGCGCTCCCCGAGGTTACACCAGCCAAAGGTCAGCGGCGTGGGCGGGTTGGGCTCCTGCTCGGCTGTGTCCAACGGTTCTTCTTTGCCCACGTGAATGCCGCCACGGTCCTGGTGCTGAGCGAGAATGGCTACGAGGTGATCGTCCCGAGGGAACAAGAATGCTGTGGTTCGCTCCTGGTTCACGAGGGCGAGCGGGAGCAGGGAAAGATAAAGGCAAGGCGGATTATCGATTGTTTCGAGTCGGCCAACGTTGATTACATCGTCGTGAACGCAGCTGGGTGCGGCTCAGCCATGAAGGAATACGGGGAGCTGTTCCGGACGGACCCAGCCTATACCAACAAGGCTGACAGCTTCAGCGCAAGGGTGCGGGATGTCTCGGAGCTGTTGGCAGAGACCCCGCTGCGCGGCGAGCTCCAGATGCTGAACCTGACCGTCACCTATCACGACGCTGGCCACCTGGTGCACGGCCAGAAGATTCGGCAGCAACCAAGGGCACTCCTCACACAGATCCCCGGGCTCCGGCTCGTCGAGCTGAAAGAATCCGACTTCTGCTGTGGAAGCGCCGGGACCTATAATCTGCTGCACCACGACGTGGCTCAGCAGTTGCTCGATCGGAAGATCGATCGGATCAAGGCGACGGGGGCCGACGTAGTGGTTAGCGGCAACCCTGGCTGCTCCCTCCAGATCGAGAAGGGGATCAGAGAGCGAGGGCTTCAGGTCCGGGTCATGCACCCTGTCGAGCTTTTGCACTGGTCATATCGGGGTAGGATGCTCTAG
- a CDS encoding conserved hypothetical protein; possibly involved in transport (Evidence 4 : Homologs of previously reported genes of unknown function): MDWLADPQTWIAFITLVVLELVLGVDNVIFISILAGKLPAHQQDRARTIGLGLAIISRVLLLLSLSWIIGLTEPLFSVLTYEISGRDIILILGGLFLLGKSTHEIHQKLEGAEGHASAHVHPSFAGVIVQILLLDVVFSLDSVITAVGMVDRLTIMIAAVIIAAGVMIVSAGPISSFVDRHPTIKMLALSFLLLIGFTLIVEGLHQHIPKGYIYFAMAFSIVVELLNLRLRKVRAEPVKLHEAYVGEADN, translated from the coding sequence ATGGATTGGCTCGCTGACCCCCAAACATGGATCGCATTTATTACGCTCGTCGTACTTGAACTCGTTCTCGGTGTTGACAACGTCATCTTCATTTCGATTCTAGCCGGGAAACTTCCCGCCCATCAGCAAGACCGGGCGCGTACCATCGGCCTGGGACTGGCAATCATCTCGCGCGTCCTGCTTCTGCTCTCGCTTTCATGGATCATCGGTCTCACCGAACCGCTGTTTTCGGTGCTCACGTATGAGATATCCGGGCGGGACATCATCCTCATTCTCGGCGGCCTGTTTTTGTTGGGGAAGAGTACACATGAGATTCACCAAAAACTAGAGGGCGCCGAGGGACACGCTTCGGCCCACGTCCACCCCTCGTTTGCCGGCGTCATTGTGCAGATACTCCTGCTGGATGTCGTCTTTTCGCTCGATTCGGTGATTACCGCCGTCGGCATGGTCGACCGACTGACGATCATGATCGCCGCCGTCATCATCGCAGCAGGCGTGATGATTGTGTCCGCCGGGCCGATCAGCAGTTTTGTGGATCGTCATCCCACCATCAAAATGCTGGCGTTGAGTTTTCTCCTGCTCATCGGCTTTACCCTCATCGTCGAGGGTCTGCATCAGCATATTCCCAAAGGGTACATCTACTTTGCGATGGCGTTCTCGATCGTTGTAGAACTGCTCAACTTACGGCTGAGAAAGGTTCGCGCCGAGCCGGTGAAGCTGCACGAAGCCTACGTCGGCGAGGCAGACAACTGA
- a CDS encoding Uroporphyrinogen III synthase, uroporhyrinogen decarboxylase: MNQSVAPPLAGLTGLTVVSFESRLAAPMADLISRQGGIPVSAPALREIPCTEHAEANEFAKALLAGRIDMVVWLTGVGARALLTAVEGTVSRAECLAALSRIPTIALGPKPQAVLRELGIPITLAVPEPNTWREILTAIDSAAIPLLGRRVAVQEYGRSNPELIAGLQTRGASVLRVPVYQWALPEDCGPLRQAIKAIANQQVDLVLFTTAVQADHLLQVAAADGLEEPLRTGLRDTVVASIGPTCSKALREHGLTVDLEPEHPKMGHLVQTAARHAHVLRRIKRAGTVQATGGRRPETGGANLLQESPFLKACRLEPAPYTPIWIMRQAGRYLQEYREIRGKLSFLELCHRPDLAAEVTVTAAERLGVDAAIIFGDILLVVEPMGVGLEFTKGDGPVIHHPIRCGADLKRLQPVDVQGSLSFLFEAVRLARAALPANIPLIGFAGAPFTLASYLIEGRGSRQYQQIKTLMYRDPAAWHALMERLSDVVSDYLNGQIAAGVQVVQLFDSWVGCLSPDDYREFVLPHTKRAIARLVPGVPVIHFGTDTTSLLPLIREAGGNVIGLDWRVDLGEAWAGLGYEVGVQGNLDPVALFAEPDKIRRQADRILERAAKRPGHIFNLGHGILPQTPVDHLRVLIDYVHEATAR, from the coding sequence ATGAACCAGAGCGTTGCTCCACCGCTTGCCGGCTTGACCGGCCTTACCGTAGTCTCCTTTGAGAGTCGCCTGGCTGCTCCGATGGCCGACCTGATCAGCCGTCAAGGGGGTATTCCTGTCTCTGCGCCTGCGCTCCGCGAAATCCCATGTACGGAACATGCGGAAGCCAACGAGTTTGCAAAGGCATTACTGGCCGGCCGGATCGATATGGTTGTATGGCTGACCGGCGTGGGCGCCCGCGCCTTGCTGACCGCTGTGGAAGGGACCGTTTCGCGCGCGGAGTGTCTGGCAGCCCTGAGCCGAATCCCAACCATTGCCCTTGGTCCAAAACCCCAAGCGGTTCTACGGGAACTGGGTATCCCGATTACGCTGGCTGTTCCGGAGCCGAACACCTGGCGCGAGATTCTGACGGCTATCGACAGCGCGGCTATCCCTCTGCTTGGTCGACGGGTAGCGGTCCAGGAATACGGTCGCAGCAACCCGGAGCTGATTGCGGGACTGCAGACGCGCGGCGCCAGTGTCCTGCGGGTTCCGGTCTACCAGTGGGCATTGCCCGAGGATTGTGGTCCTTTGCGGCAGGCGATCAAGGCTATTGCCAATCAGCAGGTCGATCTGGTCCTGTTTACGACCGCTGTACAGGCAGATCATCTGCTGCAGGTCGCGGCGGCGGACGGTCTGGAGGAGCCGCTGCGAACAGGATTACGCGATACGGTCGTTGCCTCAATCGGCCCCACCTGCAGCAAAGCACTCCGCGAACATGGCCTGACGGTCGACCTGGAGCCGGAGCATCCCAAAATGGGCCATCTGGTTCAGACGGCAGCGCGACACGCCCACGTGCTGCGGCGGATCAAGCGAGCCGGAACAGTGCAGGCGACCGGAGGCCGAAGACCGGAGACCGGAGGCGCGAATCTCTTGCAGGAGAGTCCGTTCCTGAAGGCCTGCCGCTTGGAGCCGGCCCCCTATACCCCGATCTGGATCATGCGGCAGGCCGGGCGCTACCTTCAGGAGTATCGGGAGATTCGAGGGAAGCTGTCGTTTCTGGAGCTGTGTCATCGACCTGATCTGGCGGCGGAGGTGACGGTCACGGCCGCCGAGCGGCTCGGTGTGGATGCCGCGATCATCTTCGGCGATATCCTCCTGGTGGTGGAGCCGATGGGGGTCGGGTTGGAGTTTACTAAGGGGGACGGTCCGGTCATCCATCATCCGATACGGTGCGGGGCCGACCTGAAACGGCTGCAACCGGTCGATGTGCAGGGATCGCTTTCGTTTCTCTTTGAAGCGGTGCGCCTAGCGCGCGCAGCGCTACCGGCGAATATCCCCCTCATTGGGTTCGCCGGGGCGCCGTTCACCCTGGCATCGTACCTGATCGAGGGCCGCGGGTCGCGCCAGTATCAACAGATCAAGACGCTCATGTACCGCGATCCCGCTGCGTGGCACGCCCTCATGGAACGGCTGTCCGATGTCGTATCCGACTACCTGAATGGTCAGATCGCCGCGGGGGTCCAAGTGGTGCAGTTATTCGATAGCTGGGTCGGCTGTCTGAGCCCTGACGACTATCGGGAGTTCGTCCTGCCCCACACGAAACGGGCTATCGCGCGACTTGTACCCGGCGTGCCGGTCATTCACTTCGGGACCGACACGACATCGCTGCTGCCGCTGATACGGGAGGCCGGCGGGAATGTGATCGGACTGGACTGGCGAGTGGATCTTGGGGAGGCCTGGGCCGGGCTAGGATATGAGGTCGGTGTACAGGGCAACCTGGATCCGGTGGCGCTATTCGCCGAACCCGATAAGATTCGCCGCCAGGCCGATCGGATTCTTGAGCGGGCAGCGAAACGACCAGGCCACATCTTCAATCTCGGTCATGGCATCCTCCCGCAAACCCCCGTAGACCACCTGCGCGTGCTCATCGACTATGTCCACGAAGCGACAGCAAGGTGA
- a CDS encoding Ferrochelatase: MSTKRQQGDVVPPCDAVLMIAFGGPTKSEEIRPFLANVLQGVPVRPERLEEAARHYEALGGRSPITELTFGQAKSLAALLEREGSRLPVYVGMRYWHPFVTETVEQMVRDGRRRAVALIMAAHDSGAAGWNRSVAAVTTALDIAGPSAPKVDFAQPCYDHPDFITAMAERVYTQLQAIPHTHRHGTPLVFTAHSIPASIAASSPYVQQLETSCRLVAEVLGHPCWFLAYQSRSGDPREPWLEPDVANVLRTLHTEGHRSVVVAPIGFVCDHVEVRYDLDVEAKALADTLGIDFKRAGTVNDHPLYIRTLADLVRRRMAQG; encoded by the coding sequence ATGTCCACGAAGCGACAGCAAGGTGACGTGGTCCCGCCGTGTGACGCCGTCCTGATGATCGCCTTTGGGGGTCCTACGAAGTCCGAGGAGATCCGCCCATTTCTCGCCAATGTGCTTCAGGGTGTACCGGTCCGACCGGAGCGGCTGGAGGAGGCGGCCCGTCACTACGAAGCGCTCGGTGGCCGGTCTCCCATCACTGAGTTGACCTTTGGGCAGGCGAAGAGCCTGGCTGCGCTGTTGGAGCGCGAGGGGTCGAGGCTGCCCGTCTATGTTGGGATGCGCTATTGGCATCCCTTCGTTACCGAGACGGTGGAGCAGATGGTTCGGGATGGCAGACGGCGTGCAGTCGCGTTGATCATGGCGGCACACGATTCCGGAGCGGCAGGCTGGAACAGATCGGTAGCGGCGGTAACCACCGCGCTTGACATTGCCGGTCCCAGCGCGCCGAAAGTGGACTTCGCTCAGCCATGTTATGACCACCCGGATTTTATCACGGCGATGGCCGAGCGGGTTTACACGCAACTGCAGGCGATCCCCCATACTCACCGCCACGGAACGCCGCTGGTCTTTACGGCGCACAGCATCCCGGCTTCAATCGCCGCCTCATCGCCCTATGTGCAGCAACTCGAGACATCCTGCCGACTTGTGGCGGAGGTCTTGGGGCATCCCTGCTGGTTCCTGGCCTATCAGAGCCGCAGCGGCGATCCCAGAGAGCCGTGGCTTGAGCCCGATGTGGCCAACGTCCTGCGCACGCTCCATACCGAGGGCCACCGGTCGGTGGTGGTGGCCCCCATCGGCTTTGTATGCGATCACGTTGAGGTGCGCTACGATCTGGACGTGGAGGCCAAGGCGCTGGCCGACACGCTCGGGATCGATTTCAAGCGGGCCGGCACGGTGAACGATCATCCTCTGTATATCCGCACCCTGGCCGATCTGGTGCGTCGGCGTATGGCGCAGGGCTAG
- a CDS encoding Protoporphyrinogen IX and coproporphyrinogen III oxidase, protein MATEQHSGSRRIVVVGSGIAGLAAAYRLQERCEQDGPPCEVRVLEAAARPGGAISTTHRDGFVLESGPDTIFTDKPWGLDLIRRLGLSEQVIGTNEAHRRTFVVRDGALHPLPEGFALMGPTKPWPFLQSGLLSWRGKARAALDLVLPRGGPSDDESLASFVRRRFGQEFLDRLAQPMIGGIYGADPERLSLRATFPQFLQMEATHRSVILGLRRMRPAGRGVGHTSSGPRYGLFVTLDHGLQALVDAMVKRLPAGTLRLRAPVDRIAHTEQGWTVRLGDGASLQADGLILAVPAFEIARLTHDLDQDLARQLEAMPYASSVTINLAYRREAIHHPLDGFGFVVPACEGRTIIACSFSSVKFAHRAPAGHVLLRAFAGGALQPEPFTWDDETLLSAVRRDLEELLAIHAPPLWSQLVRHPRVMPQYQVGHLGRLAALEETLRRWPTLKLTGNAYRGVGVPDVVHSGETAADSLLAELAPSPTEPTPACTEGDSRL, encoded by the coding sequence ATGGCGACGGAACAGCACAGCGGCAGCAGGCGTATCGTGGTGGTGGGGAGCGGCATCGCGGGTCTGGCTGCCGCCTATCGGCTGCAGGAGCGGTGCGAGCAGGACGGCCCGCCTTGCGAGGTGCGCGTATTGGAGGCCGCTGCACGGCCCGGCGGTGCGATCAGTACCACGCACCGGGATGGTTTTGTTCTTGAATCTGGGCCCGATACCATTTTCACCGATAAGCCGTGGGGATTGGATCTGATCAGACGCCTCGGTCTGAGCGAGCAGGTCATCGGGACCAATGAGGCGCACCGCCGGACCTTTGTTGTGCGGGACGGCGCACTGCACCCGCTGCCCGAAGGGTTCGCCTTGATGGGGCCGACCAAGCCTTGGCCGTTTCTGCAATCAGGGCTGCTGTCATGGCGCGGCAAGGCAAGGGCGGCTCTGGACCTGGTACTGCCGCGAGGGGGACCATCCGACGACGAGAGCCTGGCGTCGTTCGTTCGGCGTCGTTTCGGACAGGAGTTTCTCGATCGGCTGGCCCAACCGATGATCGGTGGAATCTATGGCGCCGACCCGGAGCGGTTGAGTCTGCGCGCTACCTTCCCGCAGTTTCTGCAGATGGAAGCGACGCATCGCAGCGTGATCCTCGGCCTGCGACGAATGCGCCCCGCCGGCCGCGGCGTAGGTCATACCAGCAGCGGCCCGCGCTATGGCCTGTTTGTCACGCTGGATCACGGGCTGCAGGCCCTCGTCGATGCCATGGTAAAAAGGCTGCCGGCTGGGACGCTGCGTCTCCGCGCGCCGGTTGATAGAATCGCGCACACAGAGCAAGGCTGGACCGTTCGACTTGGAGACGGCGCGAGCCTGCAGGCCGATGGCCTTATTCTCGCCGTCCCCGCATTTGAGATTGCCAGGCTTACCCACGACCTGGACCAAGACCTGGCTCGTCAGCTCGAGGCCATGCCCTACGCCTCTTCGGTCACGATCAATCTGGCCTATCGTAGAGAGGCGATCCACCATCCGCTCGACGGGTTTGGATTTGTGGTGCCGGCCTGCGAGGGGCGCACCATCATTGCCTGTTCGTTCAGCAGCGTGAAGTTCGCTCATCGGGCGCCGGCCGGTCACGTCCTGCTGCGTGCCTTCGCGGGCGGCGCGCTGCAGCCGGAGCCGTTCACCTGGGATGACGAGACGCTGCTGAGCGCAGTGCGCCGCGATCTGGAGGAGCTGCTGGCGATTCACGCGCCGCCTTTGTGGAGCCAGTTGGTCCGACATCCTCGTGTGATGCCCCAGTACCAGGTCGGCCACCTGGGCCGGTTGGCGGCGCTCGAAGAGACGCTTCGGCGGTGGCCGACCCTCAAGCTGACCGGTAACGCCTACAGAGGTGTCGGTGTGCCGGATGTGGTTCACAGCGGGGAGACGGCCGCCGATTCATTATTGGCAGAGCTGGCCCCGTCACCGACCGAGCCGACCCCCGCTTGTACCGAAGGCGATTCTCGCCTATAA